From Malus sylvestris chromosome 1, drMalSylv7.2, whole genome shotgun sequence:
atatatatatattcgaaaattcgaaaattcgaaaattcaaaaattcagaaatttgaaaattcggaaattcagaaatttgtatatatattcgaaaattcgaaaattcaaaaattcgaaaattcggaaattcagaaatttggaaaatagaaaaaagaatttgaaaaaaaaaaacttgcctaggcctcttcttctttgggcctaacaactttcataacaaatatatatgaaggaggagttttaggCTACCATTTAGAaagtgaagttttgttactttagaagcttggctactagcaagacatctccttcgtcaactccctcgaccggagacttgggggactcctaccatatgctactgcaccttgatactcggaagtctcacgaccactcagtgacttgaatttttcaagtctccaaccaagaagtttttctcactcgggaaattaagggaacactacctcaacttacatgcttcactcacaaagcttcaacatacaagcttcaacaaaagaaaaaattcaaagcacTTAGTGAAGaaagctttggtgtatttaacacaatatgttgaaatgaagcaaatcatatttattgatatctccgataagttacaaatatgtacatatacacgagtcaaaataaacaaacaagagggagccttcacaaaggttgcttaggaaaagtgttagcagtcggtagagccctagaaagagaaggcaccggagggtgatcattcggagcctcagtactggacaaaaccccagaaggaggaggcattggaggttgatcatttggagcttcattacgcggtacagccccagaagacgaaggcaataaatgcctttggaacaaacccacaaacctctgatgatcaagtaaaatctgaccatcagattcctgcatctagttaagcttcattttcatgtttgtagcatagtcatgtgcaagcctgtgcaactatttattcttatgcttgagccttctaaactcctgtttgagacttatgacttcagccgccaatgattcaacttggcgggttcgagcaaataggcattaggccatattagacacagaacatgcatactgaacactgaaagccagggaatccttaacagcaaccttatcagaccgtttggaaaatagtctgttatctttgggagtgagaaggttcctggctacTACCGCaatggtcatatcattcttcatcacagagtctccaacggtaagagggctagtaggggataagaaggatgggcgccatatgttgtcttgaggaaaCATAGCTGCCTCTTcgccaaagttcaagtcaaaacgacagtcgaatgggtcagacattttcagaaatgatgaaggagaaatgaggtccaataaatctctgaagtacaaaaataagggaaaaattcctacaagcaataactttcTGAATGtatttcttgcacacaattggtgcccttataaaagaaagggcaacatggccgttggttcaaaaattgaaaaggcaccactctccggatttcgaaaaggcaccaatttccacatgcaacatcagctcctcggataccatagataactttaccaaagatctttgacaaagtttagatacataaattttgaaggtccagctaccctattattatccacaaaggtaaaggaacagcaccactgcttgataactggaaagtccctatgtgtgtcaacctccgtgctccgtggcaaggcagactggcaaaaatatctaacctttactcacattcgagaaaacactcccaacaagattacttgctcaaaattcgaagaggcaccactctccaattctcaagagccaaactcttaacaggattacttgctcaaaaattgaagaggcaccgttctccgaatttcgagagctagattctcgacatgattgcttgtttgaaaaccgaagagacataaaaattgaaaaggcaccgccctccaaatcttgagagccagactcccaacaagattgctttctcaaaaatcgaagagacaccgctctccgaatctcaagagccagactcttaacaggattgctttctcaaaaatcgaagaggcaccactctatgaacttcaagagccagatttccttggataaagcttgtctgcaatctttacacgcaacatcagctttccagataccacagaccacttgaCAAAgtgaaaacacgtgaagcttgtagctcccactacattgctatgaccaagaagggaaaagcaataacattactacttgttgctagggagactcctatatatgtcgacctctatcctccatggacaggcagacctgcaaaaatgctcaacccttcctcatatctgagatgACACTCTTAACGAAgtctttcgaaatactcagctttcttcccccccaataatacctatgcaaaccagccacaccagagcaaaagtatctcatatcatcaaggttaaaagcaagagtatctcatatcatgctttttccctgtcttttcctttgcccttgctcttacctgcaGTACAAAGAGAAAAAatgcaatcagtcggaacctgaaatcaaacttccgatctggaactaaTTGCTCGGAATATTTGCATGGTTGTTTGcctaacattgctctcgagtattgATCCTTAATtgttgtcaaggtcacgaagtcCTTCGGCAAATACCTCAGAACAGTTGATACGATATTGACGCTTTACACTGAAACTACCACGCATGGATGAGTCATTGAGAAGTAGttctctgaaggaccatttaaatgcaaaggttgcattccactcctgtATCAGGGACAAATGTTGTaagagattgaagcagaaggatcAATGATGAGCTGGAACAGATCACTACAACACGATGCCTTTCCTACAGATCCACATAACCCAGACATAGGagtctaaatcaaatccaaacccaaCATCGCTGCCCTATccgaagaactcgagaagcttcaacaacctttcgctgACACCATCGCCAAAAAGCAAAGCCTCGCCATACCACACCCACTACTTTGTCGACAGCAAAAGTCTCCCATATCATTAAggtcaaacgtactctagatttgttggacttgttttaacccttaaattcttgagtcgaccttatactctagtagaataagcctgtggaaagttacttcttcaaaagcaaaagtatctcatatcatctcttctccatttgcttctccttatcctggttgctgtttacgacacaaggaaaaGGAGAACAATTAACCGGAAGtcaaagtcgaacctccgatccaggttgcttgcttggaagtctgattgcttaccttgtctgttacctctttcggtaaatctcctgactcgacgacttgggggactcctactacatggtttgtatcgcgcttgaccaagcttgaaactacaagtaagcttccagtgaaattgatacattaccttgtgcatctctatcggttaaagatactacacatggatggaggaagagtacttccagaaaagatgccacatttacctataagacagataaggcaagtgaagacgataccacacttcggtacttagaagtttcgtgattactcagtggcttggatcttgcaagtccccaatcgaggagcttccttcactcgggaatttaagggagcactgtttataccatactcgaccaatcctgaaattaccgagcaccgatcaacgttataccatcaaagacctagaagagtttccctccaaccaggtggccaatcacagcgtgacacgtgtcaacatcagaagccagtcatagcgcgacacgtgtcgacatcagaagccaatcaaaacacgacacgtgtcaatgtcataacaaagctagaaactctcttctataaaaggagatcattctcccataatattgtcgaatgtcatttgtactaaattattcactagtactcactaaaggagagcttgaacctatgtacttgtgtaaacccttcacaattaatgagaactcctctaccccgtggacgtagccaatttgggtgaaccacgtacatcttgtgtttgcttccctgtctctatccatttacatacttatccacactagtgaccggagcaatctagcgaaggtcacaaacttgacactttatgttgtaccaaagtctctactgattttgtgcattaacaaagAACATTCCATTTaatcttttaaaaatatatataagaaaaattatatgagaTATAATTACCCTTTCTCtttacaaaaaaatgaaaatcaatgagaaataacacatataaGAGATAAAACTTCCAATCTGAAAAATGAGTAAGGTTGTGACATAGAAAAGAAaaggggtaatgttagggagaaaGTCGGAGAGTTGAGAGGAGAATaatttttctcttatttttttattttattttatttttaaatattttaaacaacaaaacaaataagtttaatataatttataaaaaaaatttacaaaaattagataaaaatgtctgtttgtaccatacttagggcctccgtatttagatctcgtataaatactcgggggagtcaaatgtaattatgtaataaaagaatgggcaaatatgtaattagtgaggagtccttattctataaaagggactcctcaccctcacaattgaggagagcctcacatcccctctcatatttagagaagctcatcctcacataaagaagctctctctccctctcaatcctctcacaaacagagaaatacaatatcagtgtggacgtagcctaaacattggggtgaatcacaatacatcttgtgttatttactttcttgcagattcacggtcggatttacgttgttccaagacccctccgattttatgcatcaacatttggcactgtctgtgggaatcgatacgaaaagttgtgttggttctctttaattttttttacctccactgtggatctgcaaaatctgcaaaaaacccaacaaaaccaAATGCCCAAGTCTCTGACTCTTTTATCATTCctatcttcttctccatctcGAATTTTCTCTCTCCACAAAAAccctaactttctctctctacacttGCGATCATTTCCAATATGGCGACTGGATCATCGGGTCGGGGCAACCCGGTGTCATAGGGATTCGATTTCAGGTCGGACGACATTCTCTGCTCCTACGAGGACTACGGCAACCATGACTCCTCCAATGGAAACCACAGCGAACCAGTTATAGGGAATAATCCCGAGAATGAGTCTAGGCTTCGTTGGAGGAATCGACACCGCTATCGCCGAGAAAGGGAATGGCCCACTTATCCTCTTCATCCATGGCTTTCCTGAGCTCAAGTACTCCTGGCGCCACCAAATCCTAGCCCTCTCTAACCTCGGCTACCACACCATAGCCCCTGACCTCTAAAGTACAACATTCAAAGTCGAATTCCCCTTCTTATCTTGGATCTTACTCCTTTTTTCTCAGATTATGAATATTCATTCAATACcacaaagagaaacaaaaatggTGGTATCATCTCCTTCACCAATAAGAAGCAAGAAAATCATGGCAATAGGAATTCCCACAATCGATCTATCAAATTACAATAGGTCAAAGCTATCAGAACAAATTGTTGAAGCCTGTGAAGAATATGGTTTCTTTAAAAAGTTCAACCATGGTATCCCAAAAGAGGTCATTGAGAAAATGGAAACACAAGGGTCTGATTTTTTTGCCAAGCCAACAATGGAGAAGCAACGAGCTGGCCCAGCTTGTCTTTTTGGCTATGGCTGCAAAGGCGACACTGGAGAGCTTGAGTACCTTCTTCTTCAAACCAATCGTCAGTCCATTCCTGGCCCGTCATCTTCCTCCGCGCCATTAACTGCAGCGCCAAAAGCAACAGAAAAGAATGTCTCCAAAGTCTCTTTTCCTTTACAGAAAAGAATGTCTCCAAAGCACCAGAAaagctctctcttttctttcacaGATTCCCCAAAGTCTCTTTTCCtttacagaaaagaaaaagagggagTGAGAATGGATGGGCATAACCAGGTTGTCAAAGAAAATCAAGTGGGTTTGCAAGAAAAACATACCTTACAAAGCTGGGTGGACAGAGAATGAGCGGGGAGATCAAGAAAAACatcaagaaaagcagaaagcaaaagaaaataaaaagaagcaaacataattgcggtggtgatggcatgcaaaaaagggaattatgggcgtgacccattgagcagaggatcaaatttatttttgaatgatgtaatttatttttcttatttttcggagacatctgtataaaaccccatcagagggtaataaaaaaaaataaaaaaataaaaaaataaacgacaagcccaaaataatgggctgcaatgtcatgtggagggcgaaggcccatatgcccaaaagagcgaggccctctattatcaccaaccaggtgatcaaaagtacgtccagtactaccaaaaattattcggcaacctgccgctattaccaccaaccaggtgatcaaaagtacgtccagtacttccaaatttattcggcaacctgctgctattaccaccaaccaggtgatcaaaagtacgcccagtactccaaaattattcggcaacctgccactattatcactaaccaggtgatcaaaagtacgtccagtactccaaaattatacatgagcatcacttatgtcaattatacataaacattcataagcatcactcatgtcaatcatacataaacattcatgaccatcattcatgtcaacattcataagcatcactcatgtcaattatacataaacattcataagcatcactcatgtcaatcatacataaacattcatgaccatcattcatgtcaacattcataagcattactcatgtcaacattcatgagcatcactcatgttaacatccatgatcatcactcatgtcaatcaaacataaacattcatgagcatcactcatatcaatcagcttcgaaagcttcatttatagagctccagcttcgagagctccagcttcaatagcttcatttacaaagctccatcttcaaaagcttcacttgcaaagcttcacctacaaagcttcagtgcagggtatacaaataccgcctccgaataaccgccatttcggcccatacatggattgaatttgaagtctccagcttacagcctctattgactgaagacttaggggactacactatgtaccacatattgggcctcataaaaaatacttaggggacttggcccattatttatgtattgaggagtgagtctcttattctataaaaggaactccctcactttcattagagagcactcataaaaaatacttgggggacttagcccattatttatgtattgaggagcgagcccttattctataaaagggactccctcaccttcaacgccacaagccgagccaaccaaggcaacataagtcacaagccgagccaaccaaggcaacataagccacaacccgagcaacctcgcaacatgtgctacttctagttgagcatcatttcacattgagcaccgccttatATCAAATATCAGTTTTAGACGACATCTAATTACTTTGGCccacacatagactgaatttcaagtctccagccaaaagactcttgaCTGAAggcttgggggactactgtttgtaccatacttaaggcctccatatttagatcttgtataaatacccgagacttaaatgtaattatgtaataaaggaagggcaattatgtaataagtgaggaacccttattctataaaagggactcctcaccctcacaattgaggagagcctcacatcccctctcatatttagagaagctcatcctcacataaggaagctctctccctctcaatcctctcacaaacagagaaatacaatatcagtgtggatgtagcccaaacattggggtgaaccacgatacatcttgtgttatttactttcttgcagattcatggtcggatttacgttgttccaagacccctccggttttgtgcatcaacaatgtccttaattggctaACAGAGATAAAAACAAGGACCAAATTGGTCAAATTGAAAACACATGGACTTTATTAACCCAATACTAAAACACATGGatcattttaatatttaagcctttagaaaataaaaacccaaaattagTATTCATGAATATTTTGCAACTtctaaacctttttttttgtacaaacaatgttatctacattaagggggtGTGAGAGTGTGATAAGCCTCACAACGGCCTAgaaataatatggttcaaatttgcgtTTGATGAGAATCAGAcctaaaaatagaaatatatgacACAAATTTTAGCCATAagtagtattcctctttatttgtaagtgagatgttttagctttgattctcgccaaaaacaaatttgaaccacattagtGCTAGCCCATTTTGAGACTTAGCCCACGCAccatccccttagtgtagataatatcgtttgttaaaaaaatatataaatataccaaatgtaaTGTTTTTAACACTACGTAGATATATTTGGAAGATAAAGTTTAAATATGCTAACAtgtaaatatattattattattaaaataataatgtgAATAAAAATCAAAGAACCTTGATtaataactaaaaagaaataatgTTTCAATCAATGAAATAGAAAAATGAGGAATGAAAACTtaatttctcttaaaaaaaattagatttagAATTCAAAACCCTCTCTAATGTAACCAAACGTATCAAATATTATTGGCTTTGGGAAAGCATGTCAATTATTGTAGGGGCAACGTGAATCATGTAGAATCAGATCATCCATCTTTATTTGGTAATAAAGTGGTtaagtatattatttagatTAAATATTGTTATCATATCCTCTAAATAGA
This genomic window contains:
- the LOC126614787 gene encoding gibberellin 2-beta-dioxygenase 2-like, whose translation is MAIGIPTIDLSNYNRSKLSEQIVEACEEYGFFKKFNHGIPKEVIEKMETQGSDFFAKPTMEKQRAGPACLFGYGCKGDTGELEYLLLQTNRQSIPGPSSSSAPLTAAPKATEKNVSKVSFPLQKRMSPKHQKSSLFSFTDSPKSLFLYRKEKEGVRMDGHNQVVKENQVGLQEKHTLQSWVDRE